AACGTCGCGCCTATCAACTGGCCAAGAGCCCGACCAGCGTATCCCTGAAACATGAAGAGTCGGGGACGGTCGTGTTCGCCTTGGAACTGACAGACGGTAATCGGGTCGTGTTCAGCCGAGGGTCATTCCATACCATCAAGGGCCACCGCCTGGACGTGTCGCAAAGCGAGTGGCGCATTGATAAAAAGCGATTCAGCGGGAAAGAGACGGATACGAAGGGTGGGGCGGTGTTCCTCGGATAGCCGCCCTCACGCTGCCTTCGCCTTACTGCGAGACTGTTTGTGGTGCGACCGTCGGCACGATCACAATCTGCCCGTCTTTCAGATCAACCACCGCCGTATCTCCATCCCGTAACTCACCCTTGATCAGCTGACGTGCCATCGGTGTTTCGATCTCCTGCTGGATAAGCCGCTTCAGCGGTCTTGCTCCGTAGACCGGATCATAGCCGCGGCGACCGAGATTCTGGAGGGCATCTGGAGTCACCGTCAGCGTGATCCGCCGTTCCAGCAATCGGGCCCGCAACCGTTCCAGCTGGATTTCCACGATCTTCGTCAGATGTTCGTGCCCCAGCGCGTGGAACACCACGATTTCATCCACTCGATTCAGAAACTCGGGCCGGAAGTGCATGCGCAACTCGCCCGTCACTTGCGCCTTCATGGCGTCGTACGTGGCTCCAGCCTGTTGTGCCTCCAGAATATGCTGACTGCCGATGTTCGAGGTCATGATCAGCACCGTGTTCTTAAAGTCCACGGTACGCCCTTGTGAGTCGGTCAGCCGTCCATCATCGAGGACCTGTAAGAGGATGTTGAAGACGTCGTGATGCGCCTTTTCGATCTCATCGAACAGGATGACCGAGAACGGATGTCGACGGACAGCCTCGGTCAACTGGCCCCCTTCTTCGTAGCCCACATATCCGGGAGGTGCGCCGATGAGACGGGCAACCGTGTGTTTCTCCATGTACTCGGACATGTCGATCCGGATCAGGTTCGATTCGTCGTCGAACAGGGTCACGGACAGTGCACGGGCCAGTTCAGTTTTTCCGACGCCGGTGGGGCCAAGGAATAAGAATGAGCCGATCGGTCGATTCGGGTCCTTGATGCCGGAGCGTGCCCTCACGACGGCATCGGCCACGGCCGTCACGGCCTGCTCCTGTCCCACGACGCGGAGGTGTAGGAGTTCGTCGAGTTTGAGAAGTTTTTCCATTTCTCCTTCAACGAGACGGGTGACGGGGATGCCGGTCCATCGACTGACGACCGCTGCAATATCTTCTTCGTCCACTTCTTCCTTCAGCAGTCGGGTCTCATTTTGCTTTTTGCCGAGCGATTGCTGCTCCAGTTCCAATTCCCGTTCCAGCCTCGGCAGTTCGCCATACCGCAATTCTGCCACCTTGTTGAGGTCGTAGGCTCGCTCGGATCGGTCGATATGTTGCTTGACCTCTTCAATCTGCTGACGGATTTTGCGAAGCTTGCTGACTGAGTTTTTTTCGGATTCCCAGCGCGTTTTCAGCGCCTGAAGATCTCTATTTTTTTCCGCTAGTTCCTTTTCGATAGACTGCAGCCGAGCTTTGCTCCCTGCGTCGGTTTCCTTTTTGAGCGCTTCGCGCTCGATTTCCAATTGCAGCACCTTGCGTGACACTTCGTCGAGTTCGGCGGGCAGGCTGTCGATCTCCGTCCGGAGGCGCGCAGCGGACTCGTCGACTAGGTCGATGGCCTTGTCGGGGAGAAAGCGGTCGCCAATATAACGGTTCGAGAGTTTTGCTGCCGCCACCAGCGC
This is a stretch of genomic DNA from Nitrospira sp.. It encodes these proteins:
- the clpB gene encoding ATP-dependent chaperone ClpB, with translation MDMNRMTVKLQEALQSASALAVRRGHQGIDVEHLLMALLEQDRGVASSLFEQAGVSPAAVRQAAEQALAKVPQVQGPGAAPGQIHLTSRLGSLLTKAEDHMKELRDDFMSVEHVVLAMVEEGGVFRRLNLTRERLLTALQQVRGNQRVTSQDPEGTYQALEKYGRDLTKLAGQGKLDPVIGRDDEIRRTIQILSRRTKNNPVLIGEPGVGKTAIVEGLAQRIVKGDVPEGLKQKRVVVLDMGALVAGAKFRGEFEERLKAVLKEIQAAQGQVLLFIDELHTVVGAGAAEGAMDAANLLKPMLARGEMHLIGATTLDEYRKHIEKDAALERRFQTVLVDQPSVEDTISILRGLKERYEVHHGVRIKDAALVAAAKLSNRYIGDRFLPDKAIDLVDESAARLRTEIDSLPAELDEVSRKVLQLEIEREALKKETDAGSKARLQSIEKELAEKNRDLQALKTRWESEKNSVSKLRKIRQQIEEVKQHIDRSERAYDLNKVAELRYGELPRLERELELEQQSLGKKQNETRLLKEEVDEEDIAAVVSRWTGIPVTRLVEGEMEKLLKLDELLHLRVVGQEQAVTAVADAVVRARSGIKDPNRPIGSFLFLGPTGVGKTELARALSVTLFDDESNLIRIDMSEYMEKHTVARLIGAPPGYVGYEEGGQLTEAVRRHPFSVILFDEIEKAHHDVFNILLQVLDDGRLTDSQGRTVDFKNTVLIMTSNIGSQHILEAQQAGATYDAMKAQVTGELRMHFRPEFLNRVDEIVVFHALGHEHLTKIVEIQLERLRARLLERRITLTVTPDALQNLGRRGYDPVYGARPLKRLIQQEIETPMARQLIKGELRDGDTAVVDLKDGQIVIVPTVAPQTVSQ